TAAGACAGATTGTGCGACCTCAGCCGAATAGAGGTCAGGCATCGCCAGCGCCGAGCGCGAATTAGCGTAGGCTGAGTGGCCGTTGGCTAAAATATAAAAACTTACAACAATCCATAGTGTTCGAAAAAACAACATGACAAGCCTCGATTGACAATAGATAGGGTTTTTATAGTACCTTTTTTTGGATGGTTTGCCAGCTTAGTATAAAAAAGATGAGAATAATTATGGTTTGAGTCTGTCAACCTGGACCTATAGTAAAAACTTTGATGTCTATTAGTATATTTGATAGGTAATTATGTTTATTTAGGTTCAAAATGAGGTAGATCAACTAAGTAAATGAATCATATGGACGAGTTATGAAACAAGTTCTACAGCGGTATCGATGGTTGGTGGTGTTGTTTAGCCTCATAATCTTATTGGTCATCCTGTTTAAGGTTTGGATTTACCAACAAGAAAGTGAGTCGCTTCGCAGTGCTGTCTATAGTGCGCAGAAACACGATATTCATGCACAAGTGAATGCATTGATACGCGAACAGAAAAGTGCGTCATTAGCGTTAGCCTTAATGCTCGCGGAAAACCCGAATGTACAAAAACTCCTAACCTTGCCTTGTTGTGAATATCGGGCGGGACTCGACAAGTTAGCCCAGCGGATACAAACTAAAACCCCAAATAACGACATTTGGTTGCAGGTGATTAATCGAGATGCCGTTAGTGTAGAGCGAAGCTGGACAACGCGCCGTGGTGATTCATTAATCGGCATCCGAACCGACCTTGAGCATCTTATAGCTAACCCAAATGAAGCGCCCACGACTACCGTTAGTACAGGGCTTTTTTCTATGACTTTTAAATCGATGGTGCCGGTGTTTGATGATGCCAATCTCTTGGGCGTGGTCGAAGTAGTGTCACAATTTCAGCCTTTAGTTGATCGATTAAACATTGAGAACACACGCTCGCTGGTGTTAGCTGACAAACGCCATCGATCCAAGTTGATATTGCCAAGCAACGACCAATTTATTGAGGATTACTATGTCGTCAATACTCATGGTGCGGATGAGTTAGTTGAATTGATTAAGTTAATTGGTGTCGAGAAAGTACTGAGCGATGAAGTTTTTATTTACAAAGATCAGCTTGCTATTACACGTGTCCCAATTTTTGATGCATTTGGTGAGGTCGAAGGCCACTGGGTAGTAGCCAGAACCTTAGATGCGATCAATTTTGAGGATGTTAACTCACTCCTGAAGCGTTATGTGATTACGTCTTTTATTGTGGTGGTGATGTTGGTTTTATTAGCGTTCATTTTTTTGAGCCGACAACAGATTTCGTTGCAGCGTAATTATTATCGTGACGTGATAGATTCCGCTTCGGACATTTTATATGTCACTGATATGAAGCGTACAGTCGATGCGAATAAGCATTTCTTTGATTTTTTTAGTGAGTTTGAGGATTTAAGCGCGTTCCATCAATGCTATAAACGTGTTTGCGACACATTTGAGCCAGGTGAAGGCTTGCTGCAACCTGATATAAATGGGGTGTTTTGGATTCAGCACGTGTTGAATCATCCGGCAGACTCACATGTCGCCAAAATTATAAAAGCGGAGCGCGCCTATTATTTTGCCGTCAAAATTCAACCGCTTACTGAAGCCTTATTTGGTCAGTTTACAGTTGCGATGCACGATATCACCGAGCTGGTTGAAACCCAGCAACAGTTAGCACATTTGTCGCAAACGGATGAATTGACCGGCATAAATAATCGGTTGTTTTTTAACAAAGTTCTCAGCCAAGAACTGACCCGGTTTAGACGTTATCAAGCACCGATGTGTCTATTAATGCTGGATGTGGATTATTTTAAAAACATTAACGATGAAAATGGGCATGATGTGGGTGATGCAGTACTGCAAGAGCTAGCCAAAGTGATCCAAAGCGGCTTGCGAAGTTCGGACTTGCTGTGTCGTTATGGGGGAGAAGAGTTTGTGGTTATGCTGCTTAATACCGAAATAGAGGATGCAAAGGAAATTACCGAGCGTCTTCATTCTATGGTCGCTAGTTACGACTTTAAAGCAATTCCGGGACAAACCTTAACTTGTAGTTTTGGTTTAACTTGCTTTCAGTCGAATGACACTGAAAATTCGGTACTTAAACGTGCGGATCAAGCGCTGTATGAGGCTAAAAATGCGGGCCGAAACCAAGTCAAGTATGCTTAGTATAAACTTGCCAAAGCTGGTTTTGTTGTATTTCTAAGGCCTTGAATTCTCAAGGCTCACTCTCCGAAAACATTACTGTTTTTCCAGAGGCGGTGTTATCATATTTGCCTTAATTAATCCTCTAGATGGAGACCAGAATGAGCGTATTACCCGGTCACTTAAAGTATGCTGAAAGTCATGAGTGGGCTTATTTAGATGAAGACGGCTTGGTGGTTGTCGGCATCACGGATTTTGCGCAAGAAGCTTTGGGCGATATTGTGGCGGTCAACTTCCCGGAAGTAGGTGCAGATGTCAGTGAAGGTGATGATGTCTTAATGATTGAATCGGTGAAAACGGCATCGGATATTCATGCGCCAGTGAGTGGCGAAATCGTCGCACTTAACGAGGCATTAGAAGACACACCCGAGATGATTAACGATGAACCCTATGATGGCGGTTGGTTAATCAAAATTGCCCCCCATGACGAAGCTGAATTGGAAGATTTGATGGACTCAGAAGAATACCAGGCGGAAATAGATGGCTGATTTAGCAAGCTTACGCTTAAAGAAAAACGAAGATCGCCGCATTAAACAAGGCCACATTTGGGTATTCAGCAACGAAGTCGACACCCAAACTACGCCTTTAAAATCATTTGAAGCCGGGCAACAAGTGGTGGTCGAGGCTAGCAATGGTAAACCTTTGGGCTTGGCTTATGTCAACCCGAATACATTAATCTGCGCGCGCGTATTTACGCGAGATGTTAAGCATCAATTGGGCTTAACCTTCTTCAAAAAGCGCTTACAACAAGCGCAAGCTTTGCGTGAAGTGATGTATAGCGAACCTTATTATCGCTTGGCGTTTGGTGAAAGTGATGGCCTACCAGGCCTGGTGATCGATCGATTTGATGACGTGTTTGTGGTGCAAATTGGCACCGCAGGTATGGAGGCTGTAAAACAAGATATTTTACAGGTGTTGATTAACCTCTATCACCCGCGCGCAGTTGTATGGCGTAACGATATGGCAAGCCGCGAATTAGAAGGTTTATCCCGTTATCAAGAGTTGGCGTATGGCGAGCTACCAGAACAAGTCACCCTGATCGAAAATGGCGCAAAATTTGTGGTGCCGGTGCTGGGAGGTCAAAAAACCGGATGGTTTTACGATCATCGTTCAGCACGTGCGCGCATGTCGCAAATGGTGGAGGGCAAACGTGTGCTGGATGTGTTCAGCTATTTAGGTGGTTGGGGCATTCAAGCGGCTTTGGCTGGCGCTGAGTCAGTCGCTTGTGTGGATGCGTCTGAACCTGCACTGGATGGGGTGCATCTCAATGCTGAACTAAATGGTGTGGCCGATAAAGTCACCAGTTACCAAGGCAATGCGTTTGAAGTTATGACCGCCTTAATTGGTCAAGCTGAAAAGTTTGATGTCGTGATTGTTGACCCGCCGGCGTTTGTGAAGCGAAAAAAAGATTTAAAATCCGGTTCAGAAGGCTATCGCCGAGTCAATGAGTTAGCCATGCGTTTGTTATCGCCAAACGGTATTTTGATTTCGGCTTCCTGTTCACATCATATGAGCCGGGATGCCCTTTTAAATCAAATTCAAGTTGCCGCTAGTCATATAGATCGCACCGTTCAATTGTTTGATCAAGCTCATCAGGCACCTGACCATCCGGTTCATCCAGCCATCCCTGAAACGGAATATTTAAAAACATTCTTTTGCCGAGTCATGGCTAAATGGTAAATTTAAAAACCATCAACAAGCCAACCACTTTTGCCGAGGCTGATCTACTTCAGCCTTGGTTTGCTGCGTTATTGGCTAATTCGCCAGTTGCGGTATTTGTGTTTGATACCAATGGTAAGTTAGTGGATTGTAATGATATGTTTGTGACACTGCTGTCCTCATCAAGAGAACAATTGATCGGCTTGGATATGCTCAATCTGCCAGATCAAAGAGTCAGTGACAGCATTGCTAAGGTTTTGAAAGGCCAAATGGCTAGCTTAGAAATTGAATATCATTCCATTACTTCAGGCAAGGATGTTCCAATTTCAGCTGTACTCTGTCCGGTTCGAGCATCCAATCGCCAAGTTGAAGGTGGATTAGGGGTTGTTGAAGACTTGTCTGGCAAGCGAGAAGCCGATAGCGAGTCGGCACAGCAGTTAGCGTTTGAAAAATTGGTAGCTAAAATATCCAAACGATTGGTTAATACTGGGCCTGAACAACTTGATCAAGCTGTAGAGTTGACGCTAGCTGAAATTGGTCAGTTTTTTGAAGTGGATCGATGCTATATTTTTCAATATGATTCGGGAGTTCGCACTATATCGAACACTTTCGAGTGGTGCTCGGATGGCACAAGTGCGCAAATCGATAATTTGCAGAATATTAGTATGTCATTGTTTCCGTGGATGGAAGCGCAGCTTGAAATGCAGCAAGTTATGCATATCCCTGATGTGGCAAAATTGGATGATAACCTTGCTCCAGAGCGCGAATGTTTATTGGAGCAAGATGTTAAGTCCGTGTTAATGATTCCGATGGTTGAGAATGCTCAAGCGGTGGGTTTTTTAGGTATAGATGTAGTACGCAGCCATTATTACTGGCCAAATGAAAAAATTATTTTATTGCAAGTAGTTGCAGAAACTGTAACGAATGCGTTTTCGCGCCGGGATTATGAACGTGCACTCAGGAAAGTCAATGAGCAATACCGTCAGTTTTCTTCCCAGGTACCCTTGGGGCTTTATACGTTTCGTCTTAGTGCTTCGGGCGAGCCTTTTTTCGAGTATTGCAACAAACAAATTTTGCAAATGAATGGTGTTGAATCAGCCGACTTAATACTCGAATTTAAACACGTTCATCCAGAAGACTTACCCGAGTTAAAAGAGAGGCAGGCTTTTGCTTGGCGTAATCATGAAGCTTTTGTTTGGGAGGGGCGTTTCATTCTGGATGGTGAAACGCGTTGGATGCTTATTGAAGACAATGATCCAGAACAAGATGCCAATGGCGATTGGATCTGGAATGGATTTCAGCAGGATATTACAGATCGAAAAGAGCTCGAAGCGCGTTTAAAAGATTTGGCGACCATAGATGATATGACTCAAATTTGGAATCGGCGCTACTTTATGAATGCTGCGGATGAAGAATTTGAGCGTGCACAACGTTATGATAATAGCTTTAGCTTTTTAATGGTGGATGCCGACCATTTTAAGAAGGTCAATGACGATTATGGTCACGCGGCGGGGGATGCGGTATTGATTAATCTGGCTAAGGTAATGGCCGAATCGGTGCGCAAAGTTGACTTTGTTGGTCGACTAGGTGGCGAAGAGTTTGCGATTTTATTACCTAATACGCCGGAGTCGGAAGCCTTATTACTTGCCGAGCGTATTCGCGAAGCGGTAGAAGGTAACCCAGCCGATTATAATGGTCAGAGTTTACCCATTACCATTAGCATTGGGGTGAGCAGTTATCGCCCAAATGATCAGGACTTGGATCAAGTAATCCAGCGCGCCGATAAGGCTTTGTATGAAGCTAAAAATCAAGGCCGAAACCGTACCATGGTCGCGCCTTAAACGTTCAATTGAGTCAAAGATAAGCTGAAGACCTGACCACCAGGCCTGGTGGTCAGCAATGCCGAGCCAACAAGTTACGTTATTTAATCCAAATCGACTTCACATTGACAAATTCTCGAATCCCTTGAGAAGACAACTCACGTCCGTAACCTGAATTTTTCACGCCACCGAAAGGCAGACGCGGATCTGATTTGCTGATGCCGTTGACATAACAAGCACCTGATTCCATATTGCGCGCAATGGTTTCGGCGGTGGCAATATCTCGACTCCAAACGGAACCCGACAAACCAAAGTCTGTGGCATTCGCTAAACCAGTCGCATGAGCTGGTTCAGACGCTTTTAGCATGATCGCCACCGGACCAAAAAATTCGTCACTAAACGCTGGCATATTACTTGAAATATTAGTGAGGATGGTGGGCGCATAATAACTGCCTGGGCGATCGATTTGATGACCGCCAGTGATCACTTTAGCGCCTAACTTGACAGACTCGGTGACCTGCTGGTGTAGCTCGTCTAATAAGTCTTGGCGCGCCATCGGACACAAGGTTGTGTTTGGATCCATCGGATCGCCGGCGGCAAACTTGGTCTCAATTGCTTGCTTAAACTGCTCGACAAACGGTTCAAAAATATTCTGATCTACAATAAAGCGCTTGGCGGAAATGCAGCTTTGACCCATATTTAAGAATCGGCTGGTTACCGCGCCTTCAATCGCCAGTTTGATGTCGGCATCGTCGAGCACCACAAAGGGATCTGAGCCACCCAGTTCCAATACGGTTTTCTTAAGTTCTGAACCCGCGATTGCGGCGACTTTTCGACCAGCGGGTTCACTGCCAGTTAAGGTCACGGCGCGTACATAACGATTACGAATCACGCTTTCAACTTTATCCGCTCCAATCATTAAATTGGTAAATACAGACTCAGGGAAACCGGCATCCAAAAAGACTTTTTCGATGGCTTGAGCACATTGTGGGACGTTGGATGCATGTTTTAATAGTCCAATGTTTCCAGCTACTAAAGCCGGTGCGGCAAATCTAAATACCTGCCAGAAAGGAAAGTTCCACGGCATGACCGCGAGCACAACACCCATAGGCTGATAACAAATCAGGCTTTTACTAGCATCGGTTTCAACGATTTCATCGGCTAAAAAATCCGGCCCTTTGTCGGCATAATACTCACAAACCCAAACGCATTTTTCAATTTCCGCTTCAGCCTCTTTAATGGATTTACCCATTTCCAGGGTAATCAAACGTGCTAAATCGGATTTTTGATTTTTCAGCACCTCAGCTGCACGCTGCATTAAATCGCAACGCTCGGCCATGGTCGTGCGTTGTGACCAGTCGGCAAACTTTTGTCCGGCGCGTTTTACGGCTAAATCTAGCGTGTCCTGATCCCAGCTATCGTATTGGGCGAATACTTCACCGGTTGCGGGGTTCATAGATTCGAGTGCCATAAGCAATGCTCCTTTAAATAACCTGTAAATAAAGCGAATTAACGGTTAAATGTTAAACGCTGTCCGGGTTTAAATGCCGCGAATTGACCTTGATCGTACATCAATTCACCGTTTATAAAGGTTTTATTAATGCTGGATTTAAATGTGTGACCTTCCCAAGGCGACCACTGGCATTTGTATAAGTTGTGCGCTTTATCATCGGTATGCGGCTTGTTTAGATCGACCAGTACCAGATCGGCCCAGTAGCCTTCACGAATAAAACCACGGTCGGCGATTTGATACAAGCGTGCGACGTTGTGAGAAAACCGATCTACAATCAATTCCAGACTAAATACACCTTGGTGATAAAGATCTAATAAAGCGCTGAGAGATTGCTGAACTTGCGGCAAACCAGCTGGGGCTTTGAAATAGCTGTTTTGCTTTTCTTCCCAAGTATGCGGTGCATGGTCAGTGGCGATGACATCAATGCGGCTTTCAATCAGGGCTTGGCGAATCGCATCCCGATCCGACTGAGTTTTAACGGCTGGGTTGCACTTGATTAAAGAACCGTGTGTTGCGTAATCTTGGTCGTTAAACCACAAATGATGTACACAGGCCTCAGCGGTAATTTTTTTGGATTCGACCGGACCGGGTTCAAACAAGGCTAATTCATCGGCGGTGGTAATGTGTAACACATGCAAACGCGCACCGGTTTCTTTGGCTAGCTCCACCGCCATGGAAGATGATTTATAACAGGCTTCATGACAGCGAATAAGCGGATGCGCACTCATCGGCACATCTTCACCATAGCGTTCACGATAGAGCGCTTCTTGCTCTTTGATCATTGGCGTGTCTTCGCAGTGGGTCGCAATCAAAATTGGGCTTTGGCGGAAAATATTACGCAATGCAGTTTCGCGGTCGACCAGCATATTGCCGGTGGACGATCCCATAAATATTTTGACGCCACATACGTTTTTAGGGTTAACACGCGCGACTTCGTCAGCATTGTCATTGGTTGCACCCAGATAAAAGGAGTAGTTCGCCCAGGATTTTTGTGCACCAAGGCCATATTTAGCTTCCAGTGCTTCTAGGCTGATAGTAGGAGGGTTAACGTTGGGCATTTCCATATAAGATGTGATACCACCGGCAATCGCGGCGCGTGATTCAGTGGCAATATCACCTTTAGCCACCAGGCCTGGTTCACGAAAATGCACTTGGTCGTCAATCATCCCCGGCATTAAATGCAAACCTTCCGCATCAATCACTTGGTCGGCTGCACAGTCAATTTGTGGCGCTATTTGGGCAATTCGGCCCTGTTCAATTAACAGATCGACAACTTGTTGTTTGCCTTCATTTACCATGGTGGCTTGTTTAATCAGTGTGCGCGACATACAACCTTCCTTGTTTAAAGTTTAGGTTATTTTACAAGAGGAACTTGTTTGATGGGAATAAAAACGCCCTGACGGAGCAGGGCGTTTAGTTTAACGATTTAAAGCTGGCCTTAGAACTCGGCCCATTCATCCCCCTCGGATGATTTGGCCGGTTGTTTAGCTAACGGCATCGCCGGTTTATTTTGGCTTGGAGACGCGGCGGGTTTATCCTGCTCCGAATCCTTGGCTTCTGAGAGCTGTTTGGGTTCAGGCTTTTCGTTTGACGACATTTTCGGTTTCGCCGGTTTAGCCAATTTGGGTGCGCTAGCCGGTTTAGCCAAGGTGGCTTTATGCGACTTGGTTTTAAAGCGACTCATATCATCACGTAACACTTGTGCTTGTTCATTTAAGCTTTCGGCTGCCGCGCTGGTTTCTTCAACCAAGGCCGCATTTTGCTGGGTGCCGCTGTCGATTTGTGCAATCGCTTTATTCACCTGCGAAATACCTTCGGCTTGTTCGGTCGAGGCTTGTGCAATTTGCTCAATCATGCCGGAAACATCTTCTACTGAGCCCATGATTTGAGATAGAACTTCACCCGACTCGGTTGCGAGTTTGGTACCTTGATCGATCCGCCCAACACTTTCATCAATTAAGTTTTTGATGTCCTTAGCAGCTTCGGCAGATTTTTGTGCCAAGGCTCGGACTTCACCCGCCACGACAGCAAAGCCACGACCATGATCACCAGCTCGTGCGGCTTCAACCGCTGCATTTAATGCTAGTAGATTGGTCTGGAACGCAATGCCATCAATTAAGGTGACAATGTCGCTAATTTTATGGCTCGATTCTTGAATTGAGCTCATGGCTTCAATCGTATCGGCCATAACTTTGTTACCTTGCTCGGCTTTACCTTGAACGTCATGCGCGACTTCGGCTGCGCGCTTGGCGTGGTCATTGGTATTTTGTACGGCGCTATTCATTTGCTCCATGGTCGCTGAAGTTTCTTCGACCGACGCGGCTTGCTGTTGTACGCGGTCACTCAAATCCATCGCACCGCGAGACACTTCGTCTGCGGCATTAGTGACTTGACTGGAAACCTCAATCGCATCAGTGACAATTTTGTTTAATTGGTCACTTGAAGCGTTAATTGCACGTTTTAATTCGTCCAATTCACCTTGATACTCACCTTGAATGGTCTGGCTCAAGTCGCCTTGTGCTTGCGCGGCCATGATTTGATTGATCTCTTTAATTGCCGATTCGAGGGCGCTTAAAGATTCATTCACGTGGTTTTTAAGGGTTAATAGTTCACCGCTCGCGTCAGCTTCAACGCGCAAGTTGAACTGACCTTGCTGCATACCCGATAAGGTTTGGTTGATTTCGACCATCACAGTTTCCATCGATTGCAGTGCGCCTTCGACTAAAGCTCGGAAGTTAGGAGCCACCTTTTCATCCATTCGGACGTTAAATTGACCGTCTTTTAAGGCCTGCATCACTTTGGAAAGTTCATCCATCATAAACGACACACTTTTCGCGGAGGCATTCACGCCTTCTTTTAGGGTACGCAAATCACCACGATAATCGCCTTGCATGGATTGGCTAAAGTCACCGTTGGCAATCGCCGAAACGGTGTGGTTAGCTTCATTAAGTGCCTGGTTAATTTGGTGCAGTAAAGAGGCAAACGCACGCGTCATCGCCCCCACTTCATCATGAGCTTTACTGTCAAGTTGGGTATCAATTTTGCCGGTTTGTTCAACTTCGCGAATCACATTTAAAATAGACTGAATGGGTTTCGTGATGATGCTTTTGGTGGCTTGCCATAAAAACAGCATTAAGGCGACAATTAAGCCAATGATCAACACAAACATAATCAAGATCACGCTGTTCACACCTTCCATGGCATTAACCATATCAGGGTGCGACATATCCATGCCGATCAAGTAATAACCAATGGTATTACCATCACTACTTTTGATCGGCGCGGTGGAAATAACTTTATCATCGGTTATGGTAAAGTCTTTTGCCACTAGGCTGTCCACATCTAAACCGTCAAACCAAGTACTAGACTGATTAAACCAGCTTTGGTGAGCAAGGTTGTAAGAGCCAAGCTTAGGATTGTCAGCCCCTTTTGCCCAGCGTTTTAAACCGGTTTGGTTGATGAGGGCGACCATATAAGCACCGTCTTCGGCCATTTGGTTAACAATGCTTCCCAAGCCGGTTCGAATGTCTAATATACCCACCACTTCAGAATCCGAATTTGGTGCCATAACCGGGACAGAGGCGGTAATAAATAAACCCACGCCAGATAAATCGATGCTCGCGCTACTGTGCTGACGTCCACGTAATAGATCTGAAAAATCACGTGGGGCTTTTTTGCCAATCGCCGGATCAGGTAAGGGTTTAAAAGAGCGCACAAATATTTGGTTATCGCGGTCAAAGGCAACAAAGGATAAGTTGTTGTAATCGGTTGAACGTTTAAAGTCCGCTGCGACTTTGGTGGTGATGTCATGCAGGCCTTGATGGTCTTGGTTTAAAAAGAACTGCCCCATGTTGGGGTTGCCCGCCACAATACCTTGTACCGTATTTAAAGTTGCGCCTACTTTTGAGTTTATAAACATCAACGACTGTTCGCGTTTTTCTAACGCTAAATTTTCAGCCGTGGTGTATTGCAGGTCGGATGATGATTTAAACACCATACCTAACCCGATCACCAGGCCTGCCGCACTGACAAGGATCATTCGGAAGAGTAGTTTGGCGGAAATGCTATTTAACATGGAGAGCTCCTCAATATTATCTTATTCTTATATACTTATTTTTACGATGTGATGGTTCGTATGTTTAGCGGCGCTAATATACAGGCTGAAGCAGAAGTTTCAACCTAGTTTGTTGGATTGGGGTATAAAATATTGTCGTTCAGAATCAACGGAGTTATAAGTTGTTCTGGCCTTAAAGTGCGTAATTACGCGCCCCAAATAGATCGGTACCAATACGTACCATTGTGCTCCCTTCGGCAATCGCGGCTTCTAAATCTCCCGACATACCCATCGATAAGGTATCGAAATCAGGGGTGCGTAGTTTGAGTTTAACCTGTTGAAATAAATCGAACATTTCTGCGAGTGCAGCCCTTTGTTGATCAAACTCCGTTTCGGCTTTGGGAATCGCCATCAGTCCTCGTAAAACTAGATTAGGTAATTGAGTAACTTGTTCGACTTGCTCAAGTAATTCTTGTGGACTAAAACCTGATTTGGTGTCTTCTTGGCTAATATTAACTTGTAATAATATATTGAGTGCAGGCAATTCGGGAGGACGCTGACGGCTTAAACGTTGTGCAATCTTGAGGCGATCTACGCTTTGTACCCAGTTAAAATGTTCAGCAATGGGTTTGGTTTTATTGGATTGAATTGGTCCAATAAAGTGCCATTCTAAATCAGGACGTTGTGCGATTTTATCCAAGGATTCTTGTAAGTAGTTTTCACCAAATGCGGTTTGGCCCAGTTCGGCTAAAGCATTAACGGCTTCGATCGGTTTGGTTTTACTGACGGCTAAGAGTTTGACCGAACCCTCTGAGCGCTTAAAACGTTGCTCGGCGGCTCGAATGCGGTGAGTCACTTGTTCTAAGTTAGCCTGGTAATTCATGTTAAGCGCCTTCTATTTGTTCGTTCAAAGCCATTTTAGCAAACCCTTGTGAGTTGATGATAAATAGGTTTGAAATGATTGGTCGTTATTTAGCCCGGCTTAGGTTGGTTGTGCTCTATGTATTTATGCAAATAGGTGTAGTATAAAAAGCTAGAGCTTGAGATCAAAGGAGAGCCTGTGAAACCCGTAAAGTCGAGTGAAAGTAATTACCCTTATGAAGATAAACTAGTGC
The Thiomicrospira pelophila DSM 1534 genome window above contains:
- a CDS encoding methyl-accepting chemotaxis protein — its product is MLNSISAKLLFRMILVSAAGLVIGLGMVFKSSSDLQYTTAENLALEKREQSLMFINSKVGATLNTVQGIVAGNPNMGQFFLNQDHQGLHDITTKVAADFKRSTDYNNLSFVAFDRDNQIFVRSFKPLPDPAIGKKAPRDFSDLLRGRQHSSASIDLSGVGLFITASVPVMAPNSDSEVVGILDIRTGLGSIVNQMAEDGAYMVALINQTGLKRWAKGADNPKLGSYNLAHQSWFNQSSTWFDGLDVDSLVAKDFTITDDKVISTAPIKSSDGNTIGYYLIGMDMSHPDMVNAMEGVNSVILIMFVLIIGLIVALMLFLWQATKSIITKPIQSILNVIREVEQTGKIDTQLDSKAHDEVGAMTRAFASLLHQINQALNEANHTVSAIANGDFSQSMQGDYRGDLRTLKEGVNASAKSVSFMMDELSKVMQALKDGQFNVRMDEKVAPNFRALVEGALQSMETVMVEINQTLSGMQQGQFNLRVEADASGELLTLKNHVNESLSALESAIKEINQIMAAQAQGDLSQTIQGEYQGELDELKRAINASSDQLNKIVTDAIEVSSQVTNAADEVSRGAMDLSDRVQQQAASVEETSATMEQMNSAVQNTNDHAKRAAEVAHDVQGKAEQGNKVMADTIEAMSSIQESSHKISDIVTLIDGIAFQTNLLALNAAVEAARAGDHGRGFAVVAGEVRALAQKSAEAAKDIKNLIDESVGRIDQGTKLATESGEVLSQIMGSVEDVSGMIEQIAQASTEQAEGISQVNKAIAQIDSGTQQNAALVEETSAAAESLNEQAQVLRDDMSRFKTKSHKATLAKPASAPKLAKPAKPKMSSNEKPEPKQLSEAKDSEQDKPAASPSQNKPAMPLAKQPAKSSEGDEWAEF
- a CDS encoding YggS family pyridoxal phosphate-dependent enzyme, with protein sequence MNYQANLEQVTHRIRAAEQRFKRSEGSVKLLAVSKTKPIEAVNALAELGQTAFGENYLQESLDKIAQRPDLEWHFIGPIQSNKTKPIAEHFNWVQSVDRLKIAQRLSRQRPPELPALNILLQVNISQEDTKSGFSPQELLEQVEQVTQLPNLVLRGLMAIPKAETEFDQQRAALAEMFDLFQQVKLKLRTPDFDTLSMGMSGDLEAAIAEGSTMVRIGTDLFGARNYAL